The Balearica regulorum gibbericeps isolate bBalReg1 chromosome 5, bBalReg1.pri, whole genome shotgun sequence genome window below encodes:
- the PLEK2 gene encoding pleckstrin-2, translated as MQEAAGVLKEGFLVKRGHVVRNWKVRWFVLLQDKLLYYKIEGGKKEPSPKGRILLDGCTITCPCLEYENRPLLIKLKTKTNTDYFLECCSREERDSWALDITGAIHAGHPVQVQELHKMKNSFKLLENISLHQIVEKMCDSSTGIKLTRNLEQGNRYKETFTGSALVDWLISHSFAVSRFEAVTLASMLMEENFIKPVGTRSTEATRYTDLSEQFLDDSTALYMFAESSKKSTSSKEQLQFNISELSGTIVKQGFLVKQGHKRKNWKVRRFVLRADPAFLHYYDPTKEENRPVGGFSLRGCLVSALEDNGVPAGVKGNVQGNLFKIITKNDIHYYIQASSKAERAQWIEAIKPLT; from the exons ATGCAAGAAGCAGCTGGAGTGCTGAAGGAGGGCTTCCTCGTCAAACGG GGACATGTTGTTCGTAACTGGAAAGTGAGATGGTTCGTTCTGCTTCAGGATAAGCTGCTGTATTACAAAATTGAAGGAGGCAAGAAGGAGCCTTCTCCAAAGGGCAGGATCCTCTTGGATGGCTGCACTATTACTTGTCCATGCCTGGAGTATGAGAACAGACCG CTACTCATCAAACTAAAGacaaaaaccaacacagattATTTCCTTGAATGTTGCTCCAGGGAGGAGCGAGACTCTTGGGCTTTGGACATCACTGGAGCTATTCATGCTGGTCACCCAGTACAGGTACAGGAGCTTCACAAAATGAAGAACTCTTTCAAACTACTAGAGAACATCAGCCTCCA TCAAATAGTGGAAAAGATGTGTGACAGCAGTACTGGAATTAAGCTGACCCGCAACTTGGAGCAAGGCAACAGATACAAAGAGACCTTCACAG GTTCTGCCCTGGTGGACTGGCTCATCTCCCATAGCTTTGCTGTGTCACGATTTGAGGCTGTCACCTTGGCATCCATGCTGATGGAGGAGAACTTCATCAAGCCTGTGGGAACCCGCAGCACTGAGGCTACACGCTACACAGACCTCTCTGAGCAGTTCCTTGACGACTCCACTGCACTGTACATGTTT GCTGAGAGCAGTAAGAAAAGTACCAGTTCCAAGGAACAGCTACAATTTAACATCTCTGAATTAAGCGGCACAATTGTGAAGCAAGGATTCTTAGTGAAACAG gggcacaagaggaaaaactggAAGGTGAGGAGATTTGTTTTGAGAGCTGATCCTGCCTTTTTGCACTACTATGACCCCACTAAG gaagAGAACAGGCCAGTAGGTGGATTTTCTCTTCGTGGCTGTCTTGTCTCAGCTCTGGAGGACAACGGAGTCCCAGCAG gagtGAAGGGCAATGTGCAAGGCAACCTCTTCAAAATCATCACTAAAAATGACATTCATTATTATATCCAGGCCAGCTCCAAGGCAGAGCGAGCACAGTGGATTGAGGCAATCAAACCACTGACATGA
- the LOC104638779 gene encoding galectin-related protein A, producing the protein MTEERCPKVEQYIGEIKGGLRPAMKLTVIGMVHSNPKSFSVTLLCDPVDANKDVGLLFTVNFSDKSITRNARIAGKWGREEKTIPYFPFTAGDTFKMELLCEHQQIRVLLDGRQLCDFTHRIQPLNLVKALQISGDIKLTKVA; encoded by the exons ATGACAGAGGAGAGGTGTCCCAAA GTGGAGCAGTACATTGGTGAAATTAAAGGTGGCCTGAGACCAGCCATGAAGCTCACAGTGATAGGAATGGTGCACTCCAACCCCAAGAG cttttcagtgaCTCTGCTCTGTGATCCAGTGGATGCAAACAAAGATGTTGGGCTGTTATTTACAGTTAATTTTAGTGACAAATCCATCACCCGAAATGCACGAATTGCTGGGAaatggggaagagaggagaagactATCCCCTACTTCCCATTTACAGCAGGCGACACATTTAAG ATGGAGCTCTTATGTGAACACCAGCAAATACGAGTCTTGCTTGATGGACGGCAGCTCTGTGACTTCACTCACCGCATTCAGCCCCTGAACTTGGTGAAAGCTTTGCAGATCTCGGGGGACATCAAGCTTACCAAAgtggcttga